The nucleotide sequence AGCGATTGCTCCCACCCACACCCTGACCCACTCTGCCCTCGCCATTATGCTGCAGAAGTTGGGACGCTACGACGAAGCGATTGCCCACGCGAAGACAGTCGTCGAGTTGAACCCCAACGATCCGTTCTCGCAATCGCAACTCTCGGTGATCTACCAGCGATGTGGCCGAATTCCCGAAGCGGAAGATGCGTTGGCGCGAAGCCGGACGATGAACGCCGGCGGCGGATGCGGCAGTGGCGGCTGCGGTAGTGGCGGGTGCGGAAGCCACTAATGTCCACGACTCACGCTTGTTGTCCAAGAACGTCGGAAATCCGAATCAAGCCTGACGAACAGCCGTTTGTTGTTCGCGGCTTTTGATGCGGCGATTGAGTCGATGCGGCACCTGTCACCAGGTGCCGCTCGCACGTTCGGATCGTTTTACCGAAGGCCGACCGACGGTGGAGGGAGGTCGGCACCTCTGACTCGGACCCGAACCGCGGCCGCAACGACCCCCTGCTCTCCGGTAGGCATTTTCTAGTATTGTGCAGGGCTCAATCAGAATGAATCCTGATTGTGTCGCCACCCGCAATTCGGACTTCGTTTGTGGGTGCCAGTCCCTGACCTTATGCTCGTGTCCCGTCAGCAGAGCGTGGTGGCAACCAAGGGATTCCTTTCGTCCCGGATACGGAATCTGACACCGATCAGGTGCCGAGTCGTCGCCGATTGGACCACCGGGCGAGTTCAGAATTCTGCACTTGGAAAGCCCACGCGGAGGGAAACTTGCGCGCGTTGGTCTCGACGAATTGCCTCAATTCATTTAGATCAATCGCATATTTGCAGCGAACACGGACTGCGGCACGATCATTGGAATGGAAAAAGGCGAGGTACGGAGTATGAGCGGCCAGGTACGACTGATCTTAACGCTGCACAATCATCAACCCGTCGGCAACTTTGACGGTGTGTTCGAAGCGGCGTTCCAAGACAGCTACGCTCCGTTTCTGAACGTCCTGCAGGACTTCCCCGACCTTCCCGTGGTGCTTCACTTTTCTGGCAGCCTGCTCGACTGGCTCGCCAAAAACCATCCCGAATATGTGGCTCGGGTGCGAGAGTACGTTCAGCGCGGCCAGATCGAAATTCTCGGTGGCCCTTACTACGAACCGATCCTCTCCGCGATTCCGCGACGCGATCGAATCGGTCAGATCCAGTTTTATAAGCAGCACCTGGAGGAATTGCTCGGTGCCGAAGTCCGGGGGATGTGGGTGCCGGAACGTGTCTGGGAACAGTCATTTGCTGGTGACATTGTGGAAGCGGGGATCGAGTACTCGCTGCTGGATGACACCCACTTCCGAAATGCAGGGCTCAATGAGGATGAACTGAACGGCTACTTCCTGACAGAAGAAAGCGGCCGGTTGCTGAAGGTGTTCGCGGGAAGTGAACGTCTGCGGTATCTCATTCCCTACGCTGACCCCCAGGACGTGATTGGCCATTGTCGGCAGGTCGCGGAACGATATCCGAATGCCGTCCTGATTTTCGGGGACGACGGCGAGAAACTGGGAGCGTGGCCCGGCTCAAACGATCACGTGTACCGGGACGGCTGGCTGCGTCGGTTCTTCACCGCACTGCGCGAGAACAAGCACTGGCTGCACGTCACGACCCTGGCAGAGACAGTCGACCGTGTTTCACCACTGGGGAAAGTCTACCTGCCCGACGCCAGCTATCGCGAGATGACAGAATGGGCGCTGCCGACCGAAAAGCAAACCGACTATCGTAACCTGGTCGCATCCAATCAGCAGCGTCATGACTGGCACGCGATGCGCCAATTCGTACGCGCCGGTTTCTGGAGAAACTTCCTGGTGAAGTATCCTGAAGCGAACGAGATGTATGCTCGAATGATCCAGATCAGTCAGAAGCTCGATCAGGCCGTCATCGCCGATTCGGTCGGAACGGGTCCGCAATTGCTGGCAGAAGCGCGTCGAGAACTCTATCGAGGTCAGTGCAACTGCCCTTACTGGCACGGAGCCTTCGGCGGACTGTATCTGCCCCATTTACGAAACGCGATCTACGGTAGTTTGATCTCGGCCGATTCACTGCTGGAGCGGGCCGCTGGGAGACGTGGTCGCTGGGTCGATGGTCAGGTCAGCGATTTCAACCTGGATGCCCGGAAAGAGATCTGTCTCTCGGGTGATCGACTGGTCGCCTTTCTCGCCCCCGGAAAAGGTGGGCACCTGTATGAACTGGACGTACGCCAGATTCGAACGAATCTTCTGGCAACATTGAATCGCCGGCCCGAGCCCTACCACGAGCGAATTCGTCAGCATGCCGGGCAGGCTGTCAGTGACGTCGGTGGCGGCGTTGATCCCAATGGAGGAGTCCGGTTCAAGCAACCTGACCTCGACCGTAAACTGCAATACGACCCGTGGCCTCGAAAAAGTCTCGTCGACCATTTCCTCCAGCCTGGGCTCAGTCATGACCAGTTCATTGATGGACACGGCGAGATCGGCGATTTTGTGGAAGGGGTCTACCTGTCGAGGATCCGGCGGTCGTCTGAACAAGTTGAAGCGACGATGGTGCGTGAAGGTCGGCTGGGACCCTACCAGGTGAAGATTTCAAAAACGGTTCTGCTTGAAGCCCAGCAGGGTGGAACCCTCGAGATTCATTACGCGTTGGAAAACCTCCCTGCGGGACTCCCCTTCCACTTCGGTGTCGAGTTCAACTTTGCCGCGATGGCGGCAGGAGCCCATGATCGGTACTACTATGACGGAGAGGGTCATAACCTGGGGACTCTCGAAAGCGTCCATTCGACATCCGCAACATCGCGGATGGGGCTCGTCGACGAATGGCTCGGATTGGACGTGTCGCTGGATGTCAGCAAGCCGACAGGTTTCTGGACCCAGCCGATTCAGACGGTCAGTCAGTCGGAGAGTGGCTATGAACTCGTTCACCAGAGCTGCTCGGTGATGCCGCACTGGGAATTCATCGCGCCGGCCGACGGACGATGGACAGTCAAGATTGTCCTGTCCCTGGATACCTCCGCAGCACAGGCAAGGGAACTGGCGGAACGCTCAATGTTGCGACTCGCGGCATCCGCATATTGACTCTCCTGCGATTGCGTGCCAGCGCGGTGCTCGCGGCAAGCTACTATCAGCGTGCTACAGAGAGGAAATCTTGAGATCGTGAATGGGGCAGTTGAGACTCATTTGCGTAAGTCAACATGCGATGGACGGGCTAGGAGTGAAGACTGCTATCCTTTTACATTCACAGGATGCTACTAAGAATGCAGATTCAGAGGTGTCAGTCGACCCCGTTTTTTTTCTGACTCACATTTCAAAGTGCTGCTCCCATGAAGTTCGGCTTTCGAGTCCCCTCGCTCCGTAAGCGAATCGCTGCTCGAACCTCCTTGAAGCGGGCAATTGTCCACCGCCTTGGGCTTAAAGCGCCGCGCGGATGGGGCTGGCTGACGAATCCCAGGCGAGCCGCGTACAACCGAATCTACAATCGAACCACTAGAGGGTGCAGTGTCCTCTTCCTATCTATGCTCGGTGGCACCCTATGTCTGGGGTTCGCAGTTTTTTGGATGCTGACGAACTGACCCGCCACCTGCGGAATATGATCGCAAAGGATGTCGCGGGTTAGAAAACGATGTGCCGAGGTGCCCGACGACAAGGGACACTTCCGAGTTGCGATCCGTTACGAATGACGGACTGGCCTCCGCAGAACAAGGCACATGACTACTCAATGATTCATCCGGTCACGCATACTCAGCAGCGGCGGAAATCAGGTGACGCTATCGGGGAGCAACCAGATGTGACTTTTGATCAAACGGAACTGTTCGATCAAAAAGGCTGCCGTAGAGCGGATATCCGTAGGTTGGGTTGGCATTGTTGCGGAGTCGAGCGAGTTCGTTGTCGTACTCCCGCCGCAGGTGTGCTAGTTCCTCCGCGTACTCCGGGTTTGCGATGAGGTTTTGCATCTCCAGCTTGTCCTGCGCAATCTGGAATAATTCCTCCGCAGGCTGGGCCGGACCGGCGTGGTACCAATAAATGTACTTCCAGTGCGGTGTCACGATCGCCATGGATTGAGCGGTCTTGATCCCCCAGAAGTTGAAGAGTGGCAGCGAGGCACGAACTGAATGGTCTGCCTCTGCAATCACTGGGACGAGACTTTTTCCGTCGATTTCCGACAGATTGGGAATACCAGCCAGTTCCACGATGGTTGGCGAAATGTCAACGTTTGCAGTCAAAGCGGTTCTGACTTCGCCTCGTTTCTCGCGCGGAGTTCGGGGATCGTAAATGATCAGTGGGACTTTGGATGCCTCTTCATAGGGCAGGACCTTATCCCCGAATCCGTGGGCCCCACAGTTGTAGCCATTGTCGGAAGTGAAAATGATGATCGTATTCTCAGAAAGTCCTTCCGCCTCAAGCGATCGTCGAATCATGCCAACGGCCTCGTCCACGCCCGTAATCAATGCGTAGTAGAGCTTCGCGGTTTCATCGTACTTCGTAATCCACTCGCGGTAGTTCGTCGCGGCGCGGCTGGTCTGCGATTGCGGAGACAGATGCCGCCCGTTCTCCACACCGTAGTTTGCAGGCCGTGCGAAATCTGTCTTGCCTTCGTAACGTGCGAGGTCGAGTGGATCAGGACGGAATGGCAGGTGCGGCGCTTTGAAACTGATGCTCATGCAGAAGGGACGACCGCTCCGCTTGGCCGCTTTCAGAAAATCTGCTGCCCACGCGGCATACGCGCGGGAACAATGCGGGTAGCGGTCCGCGTATTTCGCGATTCCTTTATTCTTGATCGTTTCGTATTCCGTCTGGCCGGGGCCCCCTGCCCACTCGTCGAATTCACGCTCGAGATGATCGAAAGGCTCTCCTTCCAGATCGAAACCAATCTTTCCCGCAAAGCCGGTGTAGTAGCCAGCGGCTCGTAGTTGAGCCGGATAGGAGGTCGCAAGGAAACGCCGCTCGAAGTTTCCTCGTTCGAAGTTGCACCCGTGGCGGTACTCGTACAAACCTGTCAGCACTGTGCTACGACTTGCCATACAAATGGCGGACGTGACGTAGTGATTCTGGAATCGAATTCCATCGCGCGCAAGCGAGTCCAGGTTCGGTGTTATGACGTCCTTATTTCCATAGCACCCGACGGCTCCGGCCGGTTGATCATCCGTCATCAGGAAGACAATGTTCGGTCGGTTTCGGGGCTCTTCGTCGCTATTGGCGCCGCCTGTCAGCAGCGCAAAGCACAGCAGCGGGATGAAGGTCGCGAGCGAAATTCTCTTGCGGCGAGGGGGAGTGAATTGAGATTGGGTACGGGTCGTCAGGGTCATCGAAGGACTCTCAATGGGATGCCGCAGCAAAACGTGCAATCATTACTTCAACGGAGAAAGTCGCTCGACGTATGCGTAGTACGCGCCGACTTCTTGTCCATCCCCCGTCTGAAAGCGGGCGTTCAAGCGAGTCACACCTGCTTTCAGAGGTAGCCTGAAGACCGCCTCCCTGGCTCCTGACGGGACGTCGATCGCGGCTTTTTGATCGCCGACTTCGATCGTGGCGTGCACAATGGGAATCGCCTTCCCCGGATGTGAGCGAAAAGCGGTGCCACCGGGAACGGGATCTCCCGGAGCCAGCGAAGCATCGAGGGGGGCGTCGGCCGCAATCGGCCATCGTCTCAGCCGAATTTCATAGTCGCCATCTTCAACGACTTTCACGTTCCAGTAACCCATGTTGGATTTCCCGGCGAGTCCCTTTCGGACATCTCCCTGATTCCATGGGGGCAGGCCTTCCGTAATCCAGTCATGTGAAGTGAGACTCGCGGGATTCTCTGCAGGATGCCCCAGATAGATCAGAGCGTCTTCTTTGAATGAGGGTTCGAGTTCTGCCCACCAGGCGTCATAGAATTGGGTGAGCCGGGTGACGACTTCAGGATGTTGTTCGATGACGT is from Schlesneria sp. DSM 10557 and encodes:
- a CDS encoding sulfatase, coding for MTLTTRTQSQFTPPRRKRISLATFIPLLCFALLTGGANSDEEPRNRPNIVFLMTDDQPAGAVGCYGNKDVITPNLDSLARDGIRFQNHYVTSAICMASRSTVLTGLYEYRHGCNFERGNFERRFLATSYPAQLRAAGYYTGFAGKIGFDLEGEPFDHLEREFDEWAGGPGQTEYETIKNKGIAKYADRYPHCSRAYAAWAADFLKAAKRSGRPFCMSISFKAPHLPFRPDPLDLARYEGKTDFARPANYGVENGRHLSPQSQTSRAATNYREWITKYDETAKLYYALITGVDEAVGMIRRSLEAEGLSENTIIIFTSDNGYNCGAHGFGDKVLPYEEASKVPLIIYDPRTPREKRGEVRTALTANVDISPTIVELAGIPNLSEIDGKSLVPVIAEADHSVRASLPLFNFWGIKTAQSMAIVTPHWKYIYWYHAGPAQPAEELFQIAQDKLEMQNLIANPEYAEELAHLRREYDNELARLRNNANPTYGYPLYGSLFDRTVPFDQKSHLVAPR
- a CDS encoding tetratricopeptide repeat protein, translating into MSNPDLMYDEAIALKDQGNLPGAVEKLLEIEAIAPTHTLTHSALAIMLQKLGRYDEAIAHAKTVVELNPNDPFSQSQLSVIYQRCGRIPEAEDALARSRTMNAGGGCGSGGCGSGGCGSH
- a CDS encoding alpha-amylase/4-alpha-glucanotransferase domain-containing protein, producing MSGQVRLILTLHNHQPVGNFDGVFEAAFQDSYAPFLNVLQDFPDLPVVLHFSGSLLDWLAKNHPEYVARVREYVQRGQIEILGGPYYEPILSAIPRRDRIGQIQFYKQHLEELLGAEVRGMWVPERVWEQSFAGDIVEAGIEYSLLDDTHFRNAGLNEDELNGYFLTEESGRLLKVFAGSERLRYLIPYADPQDVIGHCRQVAERYPNAVLIFGDDGEKLGAWPGSNDHVYRDGWLRRFFTALRENKHWLHVTTLAETVDRVSPLGKVYLPDASYREMTEWALPTEKQTDYRNLVASNQQRHDWHAMRQFVRAGFWRNFLVKYPEANEMYARMIQISQKLDQAVIADSVGTGPQLLAEARRELYRGQCNCPYWHGAFGGLYLPHLRNAIYGSLISADSLLERAAGRRGRWVDGQVSDFNLDARKEICLSGDRLVAFLAPGKGGHLYELDVRQIRTNLLATLNRRPEPYHERIRQHAGQAVSDVGGGVDPNGGVRFKQPDLDRKLQYDPWPRKSLVDHFLQPGLSHDQFIDGHGEIGDFVEGVYLSRIRRSSEQVEATMVREGRLGPYQVKISKTVLLEAQQGGTLEIHYALENLPAGLPFHFGVEFNFAAMAAGAHDRYYYDGEGHNLGTLESVHSTSATSRMGLVDEWLGLDVSLDVSKPTGFWTQPIQTVSQSESGYELVHQSCSVMPHWEFIAPADGRWTVKIVLSLDTSAAQARELAERSMLRLAASAY